In Perca fluviatilis chromosome 3, GENO_Pfluv_1.0, whole genome shotgun sequence, the following proteins share a genomic window:
- the mespaa gene encoding mesoderm posterior aa, with amino-acid sequence MEVSYCSPLQLQDNSFLFDCESLLDKSYDPLAHDPALDPGYFSAGSSLSPTSSVDSFCFSPTSLQAAGNEQNILDSFIFQSPEVPHLTHETQTLPCSTSSNPITSTIKKSRSRYPGKKRQTASEREKLRMRDLTKALQHLRTYLPPSVAPAGQTLTKIDTLRLTIRYISYLSAQLGLSKEVLEQRSSGFVEQPQNLSQFLGQPTASYSPQESDCNSMSTAQLFSLQHSYQVSNGVCFTSEQYWMPQQQQQQLQNAAFSGQC; translated from the exons ATGGAGGTGTCCTACTGCTCTCCTCTCCAGCTCCAGGACAACTCTTTCCTGTTTGACTGCGAGTCCCTGCTGGACAAATCCTATGATCCTCTTGCCCATGATCCAGCCTTGGACCCTGGTTACTTCAGCGCTGGCAGCAGCCTGTCTCCCACCTCTTCTGTGGACTCATTCTGCTTCTCCCCTACCTCCCTCCAGGCTGCCGGAAATGAACAAAACATTTTGGACAGTTTTATCTTTCAAAGCCCTGAAGTGCCTCATCTTACCCACGAGACACAGACTCTGCCCTGCTCAACATCCTCCAATCCAATCACCTCCACCATAAAGAAATCCAGATCCAGGTATCCGGGGAAGAAGCGCCAGACagccagtgagagagagaagctgAGGATGAGGGATCTGACCAAGGCCCTGCAACACCTCAGGACGTACTTGCCGCCCTCAGTGGCACCAGCCGGACAGACCCTGACCAAGATCGATACGCTGCGCCTCACCATCCGCTACATCTCCTACCTGTCGGCTCAGCTGGGCCTCAGCAAGGAGGTGCTGGAACAGAGGTCCTCAGGTTTTGTGGAGCAGCCCCAAAACCTCAGCCAGTTCCTGGGTCAGCCAACAGCCAGCTACAGCCCACAAGAATCAGACTGCAACTCCATGAGCACAGCCCAGCTGTTCTCTCTGCAGCACTCATATCAG GTTTCAAATGGAGTTTGCTTCACCAGCGAGCAGTACTGGatgccacagcagcagcagcagcagcttcaaaATGCAGCCTTCTCTGGACAGTGCTGA